From Trichoderma atroviride chromosome 1, complete sequence, one genomic window encodes:
- a CDS encoding uncharacterized protein (SECRETED:SignalP(1-28)), with amino-acid sequence MNATTVCLACDLRARLCTILLVANHGAARVPTGVGLVFFFSTDQCSRGAAVLGAACTTEVRSLDQFDQRWVICRNRLAKRKQAMKRRGNEIKETRDTQR; translated from the coding sequence ATGAATGCGACCACCGTGTGTCTTGCGTGCGACCTGCGAGCCCGTCTTTGCACGATTCTACTTGTGGCCAATCACGGCGCTGCCCGAGTACCTACTGGAGTAGGGCtcgtatttttcttttcaacgGATCAATGTTCCAGAGGAGCGGCTGTGCTAGGAGCCGCTTGCACTACCGAAGTGCGCAGCCTCGATCAGTTCGACCAACGTTGGGTCATCTGCAGAAACCGATTGGCTAAGAGAAAACAAgccatgaagagaagaggaaacgaGATcaaagagacgagagacaCGCAGAGATGA